The following are from one region of the Melitaea cinxia chromosome 7, ilMelCinx1.1, whole genome shotgun sequence genome:
- the LOC123654878 gene encoding sphingomyelin phosphodiesterase-like gives MVVFFGLLLVLGSSFASRLITSDDLQVLFTKVLKNETADSDLKSIQDVFEIYRPASSSLNMQFERNSRMDVTCLICTSAFAALHDLVLEGHTDEMLSEAVITICTSLQIVSDRICQGIVPLNIPIITYIVKTTPEASPRTFCSLLLQNAGNPNTCPHNDPRFEWTIDLPAENPIENDQVRINVSNNKPLKAVLVADAHIDPLYEPNGVADCNELTCCRKGQTPRTDVYKTYILDSVFKNRIFEMNGDFIMDLTLADDIRNLANLRRNFRNSPGAGYWGDYRRCDSPPWAYDDVIETIAKHRDIDVVYYLGDSIDHHVWETTYELIDSVNLYTVDKIKKEFGENVIVVPCIGNHESQPTNQYAPSTVKGTKLNTTWLYDSLARKWDFYLSEDAKATIKKYGSFTTLIRPGLRAISVNNNYAYRYNWWLVYDPLESKRLMEWLVQELYKAEQAGEKVHILAHIPPGVHDLIYSWTREYNRVVNRFSKTIAAEFNGHTHSDEFRIFYNAAGEPSAVSWGAGSATAYSNYNSNYKIATIDPVTYKPINIVNYMYNLTEANLTPNRRPHWFQLYDMKNSFQLQDLSATSMDNLVYSMVTDNLLLLDLYAAFYSKLSDGRWPYCNNDCKIDNLCKTVVTVLWHREKCEELRNLFFTTLSNLK, from the exons ATGGTAGTGTTTTTTGGACTATTGTTGGTATTAGGTTCGAGTTTTGCGTCACGGCTCATAACTTCag ATGACCTTCAAGTATTGTTTACTAaggttttaaaaaatgaaactgCAGACAGCGATTTGAAAAGTATTCAAGATGTCTTTGAAATCTACAGACCAGCTTCAAGTTCCCTAAATATGCAATTTGAAAGAAACAGTAGAATG GACGTTACTTGTTTAATATGTACCAGCGCTTTCGCTGCCCTACATGATCTAGTACTCGAAGGGCATACTGATGAAATGCTTTCAGAGGCTGTCATTACTATATGCACATCCCTGCAAATCGTCAGCGACAGAATTTGCCAAGGAATCGTTCCATTGAATATA ccaataataacatatatagtaaAGACAACGCCAGAAGCCTCGCCGAGAACATTCTGTAGCCTCCTTCTACAAAATGCTGGCAATCCAAATACCTGCCCCCACAACGATCCTCGATTTGAATGGACGATAGACTTGCCTGCAGAAAATCCAATAGAAAATGATCAAGTACGTATCaacgt ATCAAACAATAAACCATTAAAAGCAGTTCTCGTTGCGGATGCTCATATCGACCCTTTGTATGAACCCAATGGCGTTGCTGATTGTAATGAGCTAACTTGCTGCAGAAAAGGACAAACTCCAAGAACTGACGTTTACAAAACCTACATACTGGATTCAGTATTTAAAAATCGTATATTTGAAATGAATGGCGATTTTATAATGGACCTAACTCTCGCTGACGATATTAGAAATTTAGCGAATTTGAGAAGAAATTTTAGAAACTCACCAGGAGCTGGTTATTGGGGAGATTATAGGCGCTGCGATTCGCCTCCTTGGGCATATGACGATGTCATTGAAACTATTGCAAAACATAGG GACATAGATGTAGTTTATTACTTGGGAGACAGTATCGACCACCACGTGTGGGAAACAACTTATGAACTAATCGATAGCGTTAATTTGTACACTGTCGATAAGATTAAGAAAGAATTTGGTGAAAATGTCATAGTTGTACCGTGTATTGGAAACCATGAATCTCAACCTACGAACCA ATATGCTCCAAGTACAGTCAAAGGCACAAAATTAAACACAACTTGGTTATACGATTCCTTAGCTAGGAAATGGGATTTCTATTTAAGTGAGGACGCAAAggctactataaaaaaatacggGAGCTTCACTACGTTGATCCGCCCGGGATTGCGTGCAATttctgttaataataattatgcttaTAGATATAACTG GTGGTTAGTCTACGACCCATTAGAATCTAAAAGGCTAATGGAATGGTTGGTTCAAGAATTATACAAAGCTGAACAAGCTGGGGAAAAGGTCCATATACTCGCTCACATTCCGCCTGGAGTTCACGACCTCATTTACTCATGGACGAGAGAGTACAATCGAGTCGTCAATCg TTTCTCGAAAACGATTGCGGCCGAGTTCAACGGACACACGCACTCCGATGAATTTAGGATCTTCTATAACGCGGCGGGTGAGCCCTCCGCCGTGTCGTGGGGCGCCGGCAGCGCCACCGCCTACTCCAACTACAACAGCAACTACAAAATTGCGACCATCGACCCTGTCACCTAC AAACCGATTAACATTGTGAACTACATGTACAATCTCACCGAAGCGAACCTCACACCGAACAGAAGACCACATTGGTTTCAACTCTACGACATGAAAAACAGCTTCCAACTACAAGACCTCTCCGCTACCTCAATGGATAACTTAGTTTATTCAATGGTGACAGATAACTTACTCTTATTAGATTTATACGCAGCATTTTACTCAAAACTAAGCGACGGAAGATGGCCGTATTGCAATAACGATTGTAAAATTGATAATCTCTGTAAAACAGTCGTTACAGTTTTATGGCACCGAGAAAAGTGTGAAGAACTGCGTAACTTGTTCTTTACAACgcttagtaatttaaaataa